One Myxococcus stipitatus DNA segment encodes these proteins:
- the ruvX gene encoding Holliday junction resolvase RuvX: MRTLGLDFGTKTIGVAVSDGLGLTAQVVTTIRRTSLKADLAALAALAREHEADRVVIGLPLNMDGTEGPRAEASRKFADDVTRSLGVQVELWDERLSTVAATRTLLEADVSRAKRKEVIDQMAAQFILQGWLDAHRPPDTDYHPDDYDPEP, from the coding sequence ATGCGGACCCTGGGTTTGGATTTCGGAACCAAGACCATCGGCGTGGCCGTCTCGGACGGGCTGGGGCTCACGGCGCAGGTCGTCACCACCATCCGGCGCACCTCGCTCAAGGCGGACCTCGCCGCCCTCGCCGCGCTGGCGCGGGAGCACGAGGCGGACCGGGTGGTCATCGGACTGCCCCTCAACATGGACGGCACGGAGGGCCCTCGCGCGGAGGCGTCCCGCAAGTTCGCCGACGATGTGACGCGGTCGCTCGGCGTCCAGGTGGAGCTCTGGGACGAGCGGCTGTCCACCGTGGCCGCCACCCGCACCCTGCTGGAGGCGGACGTCAGCCGCGCGAAGCGCAAGGAGGTCATCGACCAGATGGCCGCGCAGTTCATCCTCCAGGGCTGGCTGGACGCCCACCGCCCCCCGGACACGGACTACCACCCGGACGACTACGACCCGGAGCCCTGA
- a CDS encoding tetratricopeptide repeat protein, which produces MGRVIKHEGAVAMRVEQGEVQRLRAFARGEATWAEVEGMTFEEAKAIAQVGCDLAAAGRLEEARILFEGLVAGNPRDAGARAALGTVYQKLGRLEEAIAEYSAALARDPVHPVALANRGELYLRKGERQGFTDLANAVEVDPHGETAAGRRAKALVRAITLVAVEKLKEGAQP; this is translated from the coding sequence ATGGGACGCGTCATCAAGCACGAGGGAGCGGTGGCCATGCGGGTGGAGCAGGGCGAGGTGCAGCGCCTGCGGGCGTTCGCGCGGGGCGAGGCGACGTGGGCGGAGGTGGAGGGGATGACCTTCGAGGAGGCGAAGGCGATTGCCCAGGTGGGCTGCGACCTGGCGGCGGCGGGGCGCCTGGAGGAGGCGCGCATCCTCTTCGAGGGCCTGGTTGCGGGGAACCCGAGGGACGCGGGCGCCCGCGCGGCGCTGGGCACCGTGTACCAGAAGCTCGGGCGGCTGGAGGAGGCCATCGCGGAGTACAGCGCCGCGCTGGCGAGGGACCCCGTGCACCCGGTGGCGCTGGCGAACCGGGGCGAGCTGTACCTGCGCAAGGGGGAGCGTCAGGGCTTCACGGACCTGGCGAACGCGGTGGAGGTGGACCCGCACGGGGAGACGGCGGCGGGGCGGCGGGCGAAGGCGCTGGTGCGCGCCATCACCCTGGTGGCGGTGGAGAAGTTGAAGGAGGGGGCTCAGCCGTAG
- a CDS encoding ArnT family glycosyltransferase → MATAPTPVSLPPSSAPSLAAVPAPAPEPSTRWLIGMLLVVALLPRLVVFAVNENLYGDAVVRTELAERWLREPHLITAYGDGAYQFGPLHVYLVGVALSVLDREVAGRAVSLLFGVLSVVPLFALTRRLFGWRAGVVAALGFCAWGMHLQFSTTAGSEAVSLFFMLAAFALYAEGVDENRFGPLFQAALMLNLACALRYDAWMYIPLLCVALYFSSDDKVAALTRAVGFGLACLPFPLLWMQGNELMHGDPFFPIKAVEDFHRDWVRSSAGGGAAVGWRLQQLGFWPGVALATLTPGVALLGMWGMVKAWKARPDTRWLVAAAVVPTAYFTFRASVLLNFVPLGRFTVTQLAVLPVFVAFGFAALFGASREGVRRAVAGLTALLAVVMPLAMGLYTFRAEGRLQDTLRPVSPTSTNPVAVMKVATFVKDEVAARGGAIALDDDPSYMDLQVAFFSGLPEERIARVRWDTFRKLLAEARPQVLVRFDQGSLAKDPGVKLEGRTLVLDGVAYDELDGFSAPLHVYRRRE, encoded by the coding sequence ATGGCCACCGCCCCTACCCCCGTGTCCCTCCCTCCGTCCTCCGCGCCGAGCCTCGCGGCGGTGCCCGCCCCCGCGCCCGAGCCCTCGACCCGGTGGCTCATCGGGATGCTGCTGGTGGTGGCGCTCCTGCCGCGGCTGGTGGTGTTCGCGGTCAACGAGAACCTCTACGGCGACGCGGTGGTGCGCACGGAGCTGGCGGAGCGCTGGCTGCGCGAGCCGCACCTCATCACCGCGTACGGGGACGGCGCGTACCAGTTTGGCCCGTTGCACGTGTACCTGGTGGGCGTGGCGTTGTCCGTGCTGGACCGGGAGGTGGCGGGGCGCGCGGTGAGCCTGCTGTTCGGCGTGCTGTCGGTGGTGCCGTTGTTCGCGCTGACGCGGCGGCTGTTCGGCTGGCGCGCCGGCGTGGTGGCGGCGCTCGGCTTCTGCGCGTGGGGCATGCACCTGCAGTTCTCCACCACGGCGGGCAGCGAGGCGGTGTCGCTGTTCTTCATGCTGGCGGCGTTCGCGCTGTACGCGGAAGGCGTGGACGAGAACCGCTTCGGGCCCCTGTTCCAGGCGGCGCTGATGCTCAACCTCGCCTGCGCGCTGCGCTACGACGCGTGGATGTACATCCCGCTGCTGTGCGTGGCGCTGTACTTCAGCAGCGACGACAAGGTGGCGGCGCTGACGCGCGCGGTGGGCTTCGGGCTGGCGTGTCTGCCGTTCCCCCTGCTGTGGATGCAGGGCAACGAGCTGATGCACGGCGACCCGTTCTTCCCAATCAAGGCGGTGGAGGACTTCCACCGCGACTGGGTGCGCTCCTCGGCGGGGGGCGGGGCGGCCGTCGGCTGGCGCCTGCAGCAGCTGGGCTTCTGGCCCGGGGTGGCGCTCGCCACGTTGACGCCGGGCGTGGCGCTGCTGGGCATGTGGGGCATGGTGAAGGCGTGGAAGGCGCGGCCGGACACGCGGTGGCTGGTGGCGGCGGCGGTGGTGCCCACGGCGTACTTCACGTTCCGCGCGTCGGTGCTGCTCAACTTCGTGCCGCTGGGGCGCTTCACGGTGACGCAGCTGGCGGTGCTGCCGGTGTTCGTCGCCTTCGGCTTCGCCGCGCTGTTCGGCGCGAGCAGGGAAGGGGTGCGCCGCGCCGTGGCGGGCCTGACGGCCCTGCTGGCGGTGGTGATGCCGCTGGCCATGGGCCTGTACACCTTCCGCGCCGAGGGGCGGCTGCAGGACACCCTGCGCCCGGTGAGCCCCACGTCGACCAACCCCGTGGCGGTCATGAAGGTGGCCACGTTCGTCAAGGACGAGGTGGCGGCCCGGGGGGGCGCCATCGCGCTGGACGACGACCCCAGCTACATGGACCTGCAGGTGGCCTTCTTCTCCGGCCTGCCCGAGGAGCGCATCGCGCGCGTGCGCTGGGACACGTTCCGCAAGCTGCTGGCGGAGGCGCGGCCCCAGGTGCTGGTGCGCTTCGACCAGGGCTCGCTCGCGAAGGACCCCGGCGTGAAGCTGGAGGGGCGCACGCTGGTGCTCGACGGCGTCGCCTACGACGAACTAGACGGGTTCTCCGCGCCGCTGCACGTCTACCGGCGGCGCGAGTAG
- a CDS encoding PrkA family serine protein kinase yields MRDAEKGSWVSRIAALQDAKTYAELNWEGSFEDYLEIVRKNPKVTRTAFQRIYDMILSHGKTEYIDNKKKLIRYHFFSDEKFGGKDAIFGLDVPLMKLVNVFKSAAQGYGTEKRVILLHGPVGSSKSTIARLLKKGTEEYSKTPEGAAYTFSWTTDKKLPDGTTVKEKMKCPMNEEPLNLVPREWRAKVYAELSPPDSGYTIPDGSELCPACRFVFKDLMTQYHGDFARVMEHVRVNRLVFSEKDRVGIGTFQPKDEKNQDSTELTGDINYRKIAEYGSDSDPRAFNFDGEFNIANRGIIEFVEVLKLDVAFLYDLLGASQEHKIKPKKFPQTDIDEVILGHTNEPEYKKLENNEFMEALRDRTVKIDVPYITKLAEEVKIYEKDFNSRAIKGKHIAPHTLEMAAMWAVLTRLEEPKKHNLSLLQKLKLYNGKTLPNFTEDNIKELRKESIREGLEGISPRYIQDKISNALVSDKGEGCINPFMVLNELEAGLKTHSLINNEDARKRMKELLTSVKQEYEDIVKNEVQRAISADEDAIGKLCGNYIDNIKAYTQKEKVKNKYTGLYEEPDERLMRAIEEKIDIPDSRKDDFRREIMNYIGALAVEGKTFNYRTNERLHKALELKLFEDQKDSIKLKNLVSSVVDKETQEKIDLVKDRMMKNYGYCEICSTDVLNFVASIFARGDAKE; encoded by the coding sequence ATGAGGGACGCTGAGAAGGGTTCGTGGGTCTCCAGAATCGCCGCGCTCCAGGACGCGAAGACCTACGCGGAGCTCAACTGGGAGGGCTCCTTCGAGGACTATCTGGAGATCGTCCGGAAGAACCCCAAGGTGACGCGCACCGCCTTCCAGAGGATCTACGACATGATCCTCAGCCACGGGAAGACGGAGTACATCGACAACAAGAAGAAGCTCATCCGCTACCACTTCTTCAGCGACGAGAAGTTCGGGGGCAAGGACGCCATCTTCGGCCTGGACGTGCCGTTGATGAAGCTGGTGAACGTCTTCAAGTCCGCCGCCCAGGGCTACGGGACGGAGAAGCGCGTCATCCTCCTGCACGGCCCCGTGGGCTCGTCCAAGTCCACCATCGCCCGCCTGCTCAAGAAGGGCACGGAGGAGTATTCCAAGACGCCCGAGGGCGCCGCCTACACGTTCTCCTGGACCACGGACAAGAAGCTGCCGGACGGCACCACCGTGAAGGAGAAGATGAAGTGCCCCATGAACGAGGAGCCGCTCAACCTCGTCCCCCGTGAGTGGCGCGCCAAGGTCTACGCGGAGCTGTCCCCGCCGGACAGCGGCTACACGATTCCCGACGGCTCCGAGCTGTGCCCCGCCTGCCGCTTCGTCTTCAAGGACCTGATGACGCAGTACCACGGCGACTTCGCCCGGGTGATGGAGCACGTGCGCGTCAACCGCCTCGTCTTCAGTGAGAAGGACCGCGTCGGCATCGGCACCTTCCAGCCCAAGGACGAGAAGAACCAGGACTCGACGGAGCTCACCGGCGACATCAACTACCGGAAGATCGCCGAGTACGGCTCCGACTCCGACCCGCGCGCCTTCAACTTCGACGGCGAGTTCAACATCGCCAACCGCGGCATCATCGAATTCGTCGAGGTGCTCAAGCTGGACGTCGCCTTCCTCTACGACCTGCTCGGCGCGTCGCAGGAGCACAAGATCAAGCCCAAGAAGTTCCCGCAGACGGACATCGACGAGGTCATCCTCGGCCACACCAACGAGCCCGAGTACAAGAAGCTCGAGAACAACGAGTTCATGGAGGCCCTGCGCGACCGCACGGTGAAGATCGACGTGCCGTACATCACCAAGCTCGCGGAGGAGGTGAAGATCTACGAGAAGGACTTCAACTCCCGCGCCATCAAGGGCAAGCACATCGCGCCCCACACGCTGGAGATGGCCGCCATGTGGGCCGTGCTCACCCGTCTGGAGGAGCCCAAGAAGCACAACCTGTCGCTGCTCCAGAAGCTCAAGCTCTACAACGGCAAGACGCTCCCCAACTTCACCGAGGACAACATCAAGGAGCTGCGCAAGGAGAGCATCCGCGAGGGCCTGGAGGGCATCTCCCCCCGCTACATCCAGGACAAGATTTCGAATGCCCTGGTCAGCGACAAGGGCGAGGGCTGCATCAACCCCTTCATGGTCCTCAACGAGCTGGAGGCGGGCCTCAAGACGCACTCGCTCATCAACAACGAGGACGCCCGCAAGCGGATGAAGGAGCTGCTCACCTCCGTGAAGCAGGAGTACGAGGACATCGTCAAGAACGAGGTCCAGCGCGCCATCTCCGCCGACGAGGACGCCATCGGCAAGCTGTGCGGCAACTACATCGACAACATCAAGGCCTACACCCAGAAGGAGAAGGTCAAGAACAAGTACACCGGCCTCTACGAGGAGCCCGACGAGCGGCTCATGCGGGCCATCGAGGAGAAGATCGACATCCCCGACAGCCGCAAGGACGACTTCCGGCGCGAAATCATGAACTACATCGGCGCGCTGGCGGTGGAGGGGAAGACCTTCAACTACCGGACCAACGAGCGGCTGCACAAGGCGCTCGAGCTGAAGCTGTTCGAGGACCAGAAGGACAGCATCAAGCTCAAGAACCTCGTCTCCTCCGTCGTGGACAAGGAGACCCAGGAGAAGATCGACCTGGTGAAGGACCGGATGATGAAGAACTACGGCTACTGCGAGATCTGCTCCACGGACGTCCTCAACTTCGTGGCCAGCATCTTCGCCCGCGGCGACGCGAAGGAGTAG
- a CDS encoding sigma-70 family RNA polymerase sigma factor yields MSSKSFIEYLAERSPPWSPGEDLPRALAPLLPGDLYLACACAEGLPTALAAFERHHMAGIPATLSHMKLAEAVVDDIRQRVRERLLVRTDEPPRITEYSGRGPLGNWVRVVAVRTALSQLRATRDEGSVSDAILDLLPAPGEDPESEAIQRRYQGEFRQAMEDAFATLPSKHRYLLRLHFVDRLSTSKIAALFNVNQSTASRWLHHAQQEVHDETRRILKERLDLSSQEFTSVLRAVESQLNLSISRILTES; encoded by the coding sequence TTGTCCTCGAAGTCTTTCATTGAATATCTCGCGGAGCGCTCGCCCCCATGGTCGCCGGGAGAGGACCTCCCGCGCGCGCTCGCGCCGCTGCTGCCGGGGGACCTCTATCTGGCCTGCGCGTGCGCGGAGGGCCTCCCCACGGCGCTCGCCGCCTTCGAGCGGCACCACATGGCGGGCATCCCCGCGACGCTTTCGCACATGAAGTTGGCGGAGGCCGTCGTCGACGACATCCGGCAGCGGGTGCGCGAGCGGCTGCTCGTGCGCACCGACGAGCCGCCCCGAATCACGGAGTACTCGGGCCGCGGCCCGCTGGGCAACTGGGTGCGCGTGGTGGCGGTGCGCACCGCGCTCAGCCAGCTGCGCGCCACGCGCGACGAGGGCAGCGTGAGCGACGCCATCCTCGACCTGCTCCCCGCTCCCGGGGAAGACCCCGAGTCCGAGGCCATCCAGCGGCGCTACCAGGGCGAGTTCCGCCAGGCCATGGAGGACGCCTTCGCCACACTGCCCAGCAAGCACCGCTACCTGCTGCGGCTTCACTTCGTGGATCGCCTCTCCACGTCGAAGATCGCCGCGCTCTTCAATGTCAATCAATCCACGGCCTCGCGCTGGCTGCACCACGCGCAGCAGGAGGTCCATGACGAGACGCGGCGCATCCTCAAGGAGCGCCTGGACCTCTCCTCCCAGGAGTTCACCAGCGTCCTGCGCGCCGTGGAGAGCCAGCTCAACCTCAGCATCAGCCGCATCCTCACCGAGAGCTGA
- a CDS encoding serine/threonine-protein kinase, with amino-acid sequence MTALLEGRLAMAANSLAHRHAAECSACRALLVALARGDGASSEDLAPRSSPDRGLSPSWRTSRARATWTPPRQVDEFHLVRLLGRGGMGAVYLAQDTATGRRVALKVCVARQPDAGTLASFAIEARAISRIEHPNVVAMYRVGEVGGRPYLVYEYVEGQCLVELRPPLPWRRVLDIAVGLARGLRAAHQRGVLHRDIKPGNAILAPDGTAKLLDFGLATFVGAERLTATSRASVVGTPRYMAPEVRAGGLATPRSDLYALGLLLFELCTGQVPSTRSGAARAGPRPGSGRGMGALISEEVPGIDPGFAAAIGCCLAEAPEERFAQADALCAVLEQVARSGFHASTADWLSPAMPRGGAGQRSEGQAGPGP; translated from the coding sequence GTGACGGCGCTGCTCGAGGGGCGGTTGGCGATGGCCGCCAATTCGCTCGCGCATCGCCACGCCGCCGAGTGCTCCGCGTGTCGCGCGCTGCTGGTCGCGCTCGCCAGGGGGGACGGCGCCTCGTCGGAGGACCTCGCTCCACGCTCGTCGCCGGACCGCGGTCTGTCTCCCTCATGGAGGACCTCGCGGGCCCGCGCCACGTGGACACCGCCACGACAGGTGGATGAGTTTCACCTGGTGCGGCTGCTGGGGCGAGGGGGGATGGGGGCCGTCTATCTGGCGCAGGACACTGCGACGGGCCGGCGGGTGGCGCTGAAGGTGTGCGTGGCGCGGCAGCCGGACGCGGGGACGCTGGCGAGCTTCGCCATCGAGGCGCGCGCCATCTCCCGCATCGAACACCCGAACGTGGTGGCCATGTACCGGGTGGGGGAGGTGGGGGGCCGGCCGTACCTGGTCTACGAATACGTGGAGGGCCAGTGCCTGGTCGAGCTGCGTCCGCCCCTGCCGTGGCGGCGGGTGCTGGACATCGCCGTGGGGCTGGCCCGGGGGCTGAGGGCCGCGCACCAGCGCGGGGTGCTCCACCGCGACATAAAGCCGGGCAACGCCATCCTCGCGCCGGACGGGACGGCGAAGCTGCTCGACTTCGGCCTGGCCACGTTCGTGGGCGCCGAGCGGCTCACCGCCACGTCGCGGGCGAGCGTGGTGGGGACGCCGCGCTACATGGCGCCGGAGGTGCGCGCGGGGGGCCTCGCGACGCCCCGCAGCGACCTCTACGCGCTGGGGCTGTTGTTGTTCGAGCTGTGCACGGGGCAGGTGCCCTCCACGCGCTCCGGCGCGGCGCGGGCGGGGCCACGCCCGGGGAGCGGGCGGGGCATGGGGGCCCTGATTTCGGAGGAGGTGCCCGGCATCGACCCGGGCTTCGCGGCGGCCATCGGCTGCTGCCTCGCGGAGGCTCCGGAGGAGCGCTTCGCGCAGGCGGACGCGCTGTGCGCGGTGTTGGAGCAGGTGGCGCGTTCGGGCTTCCACGCCTCCACGGCGGACTGGCTCTCTCCCGCGATGCCGCGCGGGGGCGCGGGCCAGCGCTCGGAGGGACAGGCGGGCCCGGGGCCGTGA
- a CDS encoding SpoVR family protein: protein MPKSLTPRLAALRDEIHGYAKEFGLDFFDTVFEMVSYDEMNMVAAYGGFPTRYPHWRWGMEYEQLAKGYEYGLSKIYELVINNDPCYAYLMESNPEVDQKLVMAHVYGHCDFFKNNFSFRHTNRRMIDEMANHATRVRRWVDKIGVEKVEDFIDRTLSLENLIDQHSPHIRRNPDPRRAEDELKANERVEGFKVGREYMRGYINPAEFLDSQRKKVEDEKQRAKKFPERPQRDVLLFLLEEAPLEPWEADILAILREEAYYFAPQGQTKIMNEGWASYWHSTIMTRRALKDDELIDYADHHSGTMGTRPGAINPYKLGIELWRDIEERWNKGRFGKEWDECDDLRARRNWDKKLGAGREKIFEVRKHYNDITFIDTFLTAEFAMEQKLFVYGFNEKRNSWEILDREFRKVKNKLLQGLTNFGQPIIEVVDGNHENRGELLLAHKHDGQDLKGDYARETLKNLQSLWRRPVCLVTRYDNKGLMLRFDGTSHTEKKVEL, encoded by the coding sequence ATGCCCAAGAGCCTGACACCCCGACTCGCCGCGCTCCGGGATGAAATCCACGGCTACGCCAAGGAGTTCGGCCTCGACTTCTTCGACACCGTCTTCGAGATGGTGTCCTACGACGAGATGAACATGGTGGCCGCCTACGGCGGCTTCCCCACGCGCTACCCGCACTGGCGCTGGGGCATGGAGTACGAACAGCTGGCCAAGGGCTACGAGTACGGGCTCTCGAAAATCTACGAGCTCGTCATCAACAACGACCCCTGCTACGCGTACCTGATGGAGAGCAACCCGGAGGTGGACCAGAAGCTGGTCATGGCCCACGTCTACGGACACTGCGACTTCTTCAAGAACAACTTCTCCTTCCGCCACACCAACCGGCGGATGATCGACGAGATGGCCAACCACGCCACGCGCGTGCGCCGCTGGGTGGACAAGATTGGCGTGGAGAAGGTCGAGGACTTCATCGACCGCACGCTGAGCCTGGAGAACCTCATCGACCAGCACTCGCCCCACATCCGGCGCAACCCGGACCCCCGGCGGGCGGAGGACGAGCTCAAGGCCAACGAGCGCGTGGAGGGCTTCAAGGTCGGCCGCGAATACATGCGCGGCTACATCAACCCGGCGGAGTTCCTCGACTCGCAGCGCAAGAAGGTCGAGGACGAGAAGCAGCGGGCCAAGAAGTTCCCCGAGCGCCCCCAGCGCGACGTGCTGCTGTTCCTCCTGGAGGAGGCGCCGCTGGAGCCGTGGGAGGCGGACATCCTCGCCATCCTGCGCGAGGAGGCCTACTACTTCGCGCCCCAGGGCCAGACGAAGATCATGAACGAGGGGTGGGCCAGCTACTGGCACTCCACCATCATGACCCGCCGCGCGCTCAAGGACGACGAGCTCATCGACTACGCGGACCACCACTCCGGCACCATGGGCACCCGCCCCGGCGCCATCAACCCGTACAAGCTGGGCATCGAGCTGTGGCGGGACATCGAGGAGCGGTGGAACAAGGGCCGCTTCGGCAAGGAGTGGGACGAGTGCGATGACCTGCGCGCGCGCCGCAACTGGGACAAGAAGCTGGGCGCCGGCCGCGAGAAGATCTTCGAGGTGCGCAAGCACTACAACGACATCACCTTCATCGACACGTTCCTCACCGCCGAATTCGCGATGGAGCAGAAGCTCTTCGTGTATGGCTTCAACGAGAAGCGCAACTCGTGGGAGATATTGGACCGCGAGTTCCGCAAGGTGAAGAACAAGCTCCTGCAGGGCCTCACCAACTTCGGCCAGCCCATCATCGAAGTCGTGGACGGCAACCACGAGAACCGCGGCGAGCTGCTGCTGGCGCACAAGCACGACGGCCAGGACCTCAAGGGCGACTACGCCCGGGAGACGCTGAAGAACCTCCAGTCCCTGTGGCGCCGCCCCGTCTGCCTCGTCACGCGCTACGACAACAAGGGCTTGATGCTGCGCTTCGACGGCACCAGCCACACGGAGAAGAAGGTGGAGCTGTAG
- a CDS encoding DUF444 family protein yields MTLKIHQDHSRFKQIVRGKIKANLRKYVQKGEMIGKRGKDAISIPIPFIDIPRFKYGHKEQGGVGQGEGEVGQQLGPGAVEPGDGHQAGQGEGDHALEVDITLDELAQILGEELALPNIERRQNEKLVTQKIRYTGINTTGPESLRHFKRTFKQALRRQIAAGTYDPGRPVIIPTREDRRYRSYKLQDLPETNAVIIYMMDVSGSMGDEQKEIVRIESFWLDTWLRHQYKGLESRYIIHDAVAREVDRDTFFHTRESGGTMISSAYKLCRDIILADYPKSAWNIYPFHFSDGDNWSADDTRQCIEMLRADVLPNVNQFAYGQVESPYGSGQFIKDLREAVGDSSNVALSEIADKDAIYASIKDFLGRGR; encoded by the coding sequence GTGACCTTGAAGATCCACCAGGACCACTCCCGCTTCAAACAGATCGTCCGCGGGAAGATAAAGGCCAACCTGCGCAAGTACGTGCAGAAGGGCGAGATGATCGGCAAGCGGGGCAAGGACGCCATCAGCATCCCCATCCCCTTCATCGACATCCCGCGCTTCAAGTACGGCCACAAGGAGCAGGGCGGCGTCGGCCAGGGCGAGGGCGAGGTGGGCCAGCAGCTGGGCCCCGGGGCGGTGGAGCCCGGGGACGGTCACCAGGCCGGCCAGGGCGAGGGGGACCACGCCCTGGAGGTGGACATCACGCTCGACGAGCTCGCGCAGATTCTGGGCGAGGAGCTGGCGCTGCCCAACATCGAGCGGCGCCAGAACGAGAAGCTCGTCACGCAGAAGATCCGCTACACGGGCATCAACACCACCGGCCCGGAGTCGCTGCGGCACTTCAAGCGCACCTTCAAGCAGGCCCTGCGCCGGCAGATCGCCGCCGGCACCTACGACCCGGGTCGGCCGGTCATCATCCCCACCCGGGAGGACCGCCGCTACCGCAGCTACAAGCTGCAGGACCTGCCGGAGACCAACGCGGTCATCATCTACATGATGGACGTGTCCGGCTCCATGGGCGACGAACAGAAGGAGATCGTCCGCATCGAGAGCTTCTGGCTCGATACGTGGCTGCGCCACCAGTACAAGGGCCTGGAGTCGCGCTACATCATCCACGACGCCGTCGCGCGCGAGGTGGACCGCGACACCTTCTTCCACACCCGCGAGTCCGGCGGGACGATGATCTCCAGCGCCTACAAGCTCTGCCGGGACATCATCCTGGCGGACTACCCCAAGAGCGCCTGGAACATCTACCCGTTCCACTTCAGCGACGGGGACAACTGGAGCGCGGACGACACGCGCCAGTGCATCGAAATGCTGCGCGCCGACGTGCTCCCCAACGTCAACCAGTTCGCCTACGGGCAGGTGGAATCGCCCTACGGCAGCGGCCAGTTCATCAAGGACCTGCGCGAGGCGGTGGGCGATTCGTCCAACGTCGCGCTCAGCGAAATCGCGGACAAGGACGCCATCTACGCGTCCATCAAGGACTTCCTCGGAAGGGGCCGCTGA